A DNA window from Sporosarcina sp. ANT_H38 contains the following coding sequences:
- a CDS encoding nucleoside triphosphate pyrophosphatase codes for MEFKVVRPVILASASPRREEILSLLGFPFKVLPSNVSEDLDVENGDFEGFARKLAALKTQAVANEEPDSIVIGADTIVVHEGRLYSKPEDKEQARVFLKELSGKTHTVITGVGLYMDNKLRTFSVETKVTFRELDDMLINAYVESGDPMDKAGGYGIQTTGALLVEKIDGDYYNVMGLPISKLMEHMRGLTFMVLKDGASFIDY; via the coding sequence ATGGAATTTAAAGTTGTTAGACCGGTTATTTTAGCTTCAGCATCACCACGCAGGGAAGAAATTCTAAGTTTGCTTGGCTTCCCGTTCAAGGTTCTACCAAGCAATGTGTCTGAAGATTTAGATGTAGAAAATGGTGATTTTGAAGGATTTGCACGGAAACTGGCTGCTCTAAAAACGCAGGCAGTAGCGAATGAAGAGCCCGATTCTATCGTAATCGGAGCAGATACAATCGTTGTGCATGAAGGAAGACTATATTCAAAACCTGAAGATAAGGAACAGGCGAGAGTATTTTTAAAAGAGCTTTCTGGTAAAACGCACACAGTCATAACGGGTGTCGGGTTATATATGGACAATAAATTACGCACATTTTCTGTTGAAACGAAAGTCACTTTCCGAGAACTTGACGATATGTTGATAAATGCATATGTAGAATCCGGGGATCCGATGGACAAGGCTGGCGGATACGGTATTCAGACAACTGGTGCTCTATTAGTTGAAAAAATTGATGGTGATTACTACAATGTCATGGGCTTGCCAATTTCCAAGTTGATGGAGCATATGCGCGGGCTTACCTTTATGGTATTGAAGGACGGTGCATCATTCATTGACTATTGA
- the mreC gene encoding rod shape-determining protein MreC, which yields MPRFFSNKRLILLLVGVIILVALISFSLKDRQNASLPEQVVKDVVGFGQSLFSKPALYITDVIGNIDGILNTYEENKHLKVRLSEYASGQAELMDIKAENERLLEIVGKEDDLRVYEPVQATVISRNPDQWEEKIIIDKGAVNGIEKNMAVITANGLIGKIVLVTPFTSTVELLSTENRNFRVASVVAGDKTYGLIEGYDRKRSELIMKRIDSSFEVKIGQKVITSGLGGIFPKGLLIGEVTEVSTDDYGLTKLAYIRPAADFSLLDHVIVAKRSSIVVQGTDGDGTGDTEGEEGS from the coding sequence ATGCCGCGATTTTTTTCAAATAAACGTTTGATATTACTGCTCGTGGGAGTCATTATCCTTGTGGCACTAATTTCATTCTCCCTCAAAGACCGGCAGAATGCCTCCCTTCCAGAACAAGTTGTGAAAGATGTCGTCGGTTTCGGGCAATCACTATTCTCGAAGCCGGCGCTTTACATAACAGACGTCATTGGGAATATTGATGGGATTTTGAATACATATGAAGAAAACAAACATTTAAAAGTTAGATTAAGTGAATACGCCTCTGGACAAGCAGAGCTGATGGATATAAAAGCAGAAAATGAACGCCTGCTTGAAATCGTCGGCAAGGAGGATGATTTGCGTGTGTATGAACCGGTTCAAGCAACGGTCATTTCACGGAACCCCGATCAATGGGAAGAGAAAATTATAATTGATAAGGGTGCAGTAAATGGCATTGAAAAGAATATGGCGGTTATAACAGCAAATGGTCTGATTGGGAAAATTGTACTTGTTACACCGTTTACTTCAACGGTGGAACTATTGTCAACAGAAAACCGGAATTTTCGTGTTGCCTCGGTCGTTGCAGGTGATAAAACCTATGGGCTTATCGAGGGATACGACCGTAAACGAAGTGAACTCATTATGAAACGGATTGACTCTAGTTTCGAAGTCAAAATCGGTCAGAAAGTCATAACGTCCGGTCTCGGTGGTATTTTTCCGAAAGGGCTTTTGATTGGAGAGGTAACAGAAGTGTCGACAGATGATTATGGCCTCACGAAGTTGGCGTATATCCGTCCTGCTGCAGATTTTTCGTTGTTGGACCACGTCATCGTTGCTAAGCGCTCATCA
- a CDS encoding rod shape-determining protein, which translates to MFGFGSRDVGIDLGTANTLVFIKGKGIVLREPSVVAKNTHTGEIVAVGSAARNMIGRTPGSIVATRPMKDGVIADFEITTAMIEHYMKEATKSSGVAWKKPNVLICVPYGITSVEQRAVIDASRQAGAKEAFTIEEPFAAAIGANLPVWEPTGSMVVDIGGGTTEVAVISLGGIVTSESIRVGGDTMDGAIISYIRKTYNLTIGERTAEAIKIEIGSARVIGETESMEIRGRDLLTGLPKTIEISSDEIAEALRESIAQIIEGVKKTLETTPPELSSDVMERGIVLTGGGALLQNLDKVISDETNMPVFIAEDPLDCVAIGTGKALDNFELIKKMQGR; encoded by the coding sequence TTGTTTGGATTTGGATCTAGAGATGTCGGGATTGACCTCGGCACAGCTAATACATTAGTTTTTATTAAAGGAAAAGGTATTGTACTTAGAGAGCCTTCAGTAGTAGCGAAAAATACGCATACCGGTGAAATTGTAGCAGTCGGTAGCGCTGCGAGAAATATGATTGGCCGTACACCAGGATCTATCGTGGCAACACGCCCGATGAAAGACGGTGTCATTGCTGATTTTGAAATTACGACAGCAATGATTGAACATTACATGAAGGAAGCAACGAAATCTTCGGGCGTAGCATGGAAAAAACCGAACGTCCTAATTTGTGTGCCTTACGGAATCACTTCCGTTGAACAACGTGCAGTTATCGATGCTTCACGTCAAGCTGGTGCAAAAGAAGCATTTACGATCGAAGAACCGTTTGCAGCTGCAATCGGAGCAAATTTACCAGTTTGGGAACCTACTGGCAGCATGGTCGTCGATATAGGTGGCGGAACGACGGAAGTCGCTGTTATCTCACTTGGTGGAATCGTAACGAGTGAGTCAATCCGTGTCGGCGGCGACACAATGGATGGCGCGATTATAAGTTATATCCGTAAAACATATAATTTAACTATTGGAGAACGGACTGCAGAAGCTATAAAAATTGAAATCGGTTCTGCAAGAGTTATTGGCGAAACGGAGTCGATGGAAATCCGTGGGCGCGATCTTTTGACTGGCCTACCGAAAACAATCGAAATCTCTTCTGATGAAATCGCAGAAGCACTACGTGAATCAATTGCACAAATTATTGAAGGTGTGAAAAAGACACTTGAAACGACACCTCCAGAATTATCTTCTGATGTTATGGAACGTGGAATTGTCCTAACAGGTGGTGGTGCGTTGCTTCAAAATCTTGATAAAGTTATTTCTGATGAAACGAATATGCCTGTTTTCATAGCTGAAGATCCACTCGATTGTGTAGCTATCGGTACAGGTAAAGCGCTTGATAATTTTGAATTGATTAAAAAAATGCAAGGTAGATAA